One window from the genome of Oceanicoccus sp. KOV_DT_Chl encodes:
- the adk gene encoding adenylate kinase, whose amino-acid sequence MRAILLGPPGAGKGTQAQFICEKFSIPQISTGDMLRAAVKAETVMGLQVKAVMDSGGLVSDEIIIGIVKERIAESDCANGFLFDGFPRTIPQAEALQAANVEIDVVLEIAVDDEEIVTRMSGRRVHEASGRVYHTVFNPPKQDGLDDETGEPLLQRKDDAEDTVRTRLNVYHEQTEPLVAFYQDMQGDNVPVYRCVEGVGSVDEIREKVYRALAV is encoded by the coding sequence ATGCGAGCAATTTTATTAGGCCCCCCAGGTGCCGGCAAAGGTACTCAAGCACAATTCATTTGTGAAAAATTTAGTATCCCGCAGATTTCTACCGGCGATATGCTAAGGGCCGCAGTTAAAGCCGAAACAGTTATGGGGCTTCAGGTTAAAGCGGTGATGGATTCGGGCGGTTTGGTTTCTGACGAAATTATTATAGGTATTGTAAAAGAGCGTATCGCTGAAAGTGATTGCGCTAACGGATTTCTATTTGATGGATTTCCGCGCACTATTCCACAAGCGGAAGCGTTGCAGGCTGCCAATGTTGAGATTGATGTGGTATTGGAGATTGCAGTGGATGATGAGGAAATAGTGACTCGTATGAGTGGCCGTCGTGTGCATGAAGCATCGGGTCGTGTTTATCACACTGTGTTTAATCCACCGAAGCAAGATGGGCTCGATGATGAAACTGGCGAGCCGTTGCTACAGCGCAAAGATGATGCTGAGGATACAGTTCGGACCCGTTTAAATGTTTATCATGAGCAGACTGAGCCATTAGTAGCTTTCTATCAGGATATGCAGGGTGATAATGTGCCAGTTTATCGATGTGTAGAGGGCGTGGGTAGCGTAGATGAAATACGTGAAAAAGTTTACCGGGCTTTAGCGGTTTAA
- the hemH gene encoding ferrochelatase: MKKAVVIMNLGTPAEPTKNAVRSFLKEFLSDSRVVEIPRAIWWWILHLIILNFRTPRVARAYQKIWQQDGSPLRVITVAQADKLQTHLQTTYGKADCPQVKLAMTYSGPCLADVVSELQQQGVDHIVLLPLYPQYSATTTGSIYDQLAAIIVRQRDIPSVHIIKQYFDHPLYIKALAHSVEEQWSQTGRPDRLLMSFHSIPQRYVDAGDPYYEQCMGTAKLLAEKLGLNQGQWLVSFQSRIGFAKWLSPYTIEVLKELGEQEIKHVDVICPAFAADCLETLEEIQYENKAVFIAAGGEQFNLIPCLNEHPDHIEMMASIIDNYLPKTS, from the coding sequence ATGAAAAAAGCTGTTGTGATAATGAACCTGGGCACGCCTGCTGAACCCACCAAAAATGCAGTGCGGTCATTTTTAAAGGAGTTCTTGTCTGATTCCCGGGTAGTAGAAATCCCACGCGCAATTTGGTGGTGGATTTTGCATTTAATTATTCTGAATTTCAGAACGCCGAGAGTTGCCAGGGCTTATCAAAAAATCTGGCAGCAGGATGGATCGCCCTTGCGTGTTATTACCGTAGCACAGGCCGACAAGCTGCAAACACACCTGCAAACGACTTATGGTAAAGCCGATTGCCCTCAAGTGAAGCTGGCAATGACCTATTCGGGCCCTTGCCTTGCTGATGTGGTTAGCGAACTCCAGCAGCAAGGTGTGGATCATATTGTGCTGCTGCCTTTGTATCCTCAATACTCGGCAACAACTACAGGTAGTATTTATGATCAGTTGGCAGCGATTATTGTCCGTCAGCGTGATATTCCATCGGTTCACATTATTAAGCAGTATTTCGATCACCCGCTTTACATAAAAGCACTGGCTCACTCGGTTGAGGAGCAGTGGTCGCAAACCGGGCGCCCGGATCGTTTATTGATGTCTTTTCATAGCATCCCGCAACGTTATGTTGATGCTGGCGACCCCTATTATGAGCAATGCATGGGTACAGCAAAATTATTGGCGGAAAAATTAGGTTTGAATCAGGGGCAGTGGCTGGTGAGCTTTCAGTCACGAATTGGTTTTGCTAAATGGCTGTCGCCATACACGATTGAAGTGCTCAAAGAGCTGGGTGAGCAAGAGATTAAACATGTTGACGTAATATGCCCTGCATTTGCTGCTGATTGTTTAGAAACGCTGGAAGAAATTCAATATGAAAATAAAGCCGTTTTCATTGCAGCTGGAGGGGAGCAGTTCAACCTAATTCCCTGTCTGAATGAACACCCGGATCACATAGAAATGATGGCTTCGATTATCGATAATTATTTGCCCAAAACATCATAA
- the mobA gene encoding molybdenum cofactor guanylyltransferase MobA, which yields MKQPITTIILAGGQGQRFNQQDKGLVIWRGKKLVQYVIDQMEPQCQQIIINCNRNIERYQQLGFPLTHDELDGFQGPLAGIQASLPLATHQWALVCACDTPLLPQHLATTLLQAASSQQADIAYPLAHNRQHYLPVLLKRSLLNDINRYLANGERSLKGWYQTMNTVAVPFTAEKAAFSNFNVPEDLL from the coding sequence ATGAAACAGCCGATTACTACAATTATATTAGCCGGTGGACAAGGCCAGCGATTTAACCAACAGGACAAAGGACTGGTTATCTGGCGAGGGAAAAAGCTGGTGCAATATGTGATTGACCAGATGGAGCCTCAGTGCCAGCAAATCATCATTAACTGTAATCGTAATATTGAGCGCTACCAACAACTGGGGTTTCCACTGACCCACGATGAGCTCGATGGTTTTCAAGGGCCGCTGGCAGGAATTCAAGCATCATTACCGCTAGCAACTCACCAATGGGCACTGGTTTGCGCCTGTGATACGCCTCTATTGCCCCAACATCTGGCAACAACATTACTGCAAGCAGCGAGCTCGCAACAGGCAGATATTGCCTACCCTCTCGCCCATAATCGCCAACATTATTTACCGGTACTCTTAAAGCGGTCACTCCTAAACGACATTAACCGGTATTTAGCCAATGGGGAGCGAAGCTTGAAGGGGTGGTACCAGACCATGAATACAGTTGCCGTGCCCTTTACTGCAGAAAAGGCCGCTTTTAGCAACTTTAACGTCCCTGAAGACTTACTTTAA